The Saccharomyces paradoxus chromosome XV, complete sequence DNA window AAATGCTTGGATAACTTCACGAAACAGCTTTTCAAGTTGGAAAAATCCCTAAATAAATTGGAACTCGAGCAAAAGGTCACAAAGAAAGAACCTGACCACAGAATAAGCGGTGCGATTGACATACCAGAAGATAGACCGGAACTAGtgaacttcttcaaagagttGAAGACAGTCGAACAACTTGAGGACGTCTTCCAACGTTACCATGACTACGAAAAGTTATTGCAAAAATGTGATAGTAAGACAGAAATCGTCGCTGacctttcaaaaaaagaagctgaaataGAATCAGAACACCCAAATGGGCGCTCACTGCAAATTACAATGAAGCATAACGACAATTCATTGTATTTCCAATTGTTCAACAACACAAACTCCGTTCTCGCAGGTAACTGCAAACTAAAATTTACTGACGCTGATAATAAGCCAACCACAAGAATTATTGAAATGGGCCCTCATGAAATAGGAATAAAGGAGTACAAAGAATTCCGATACTTCCCATACGCGTTTGATTTAACAGCCGGTTCCACgattgaaattgaaaatgagtATGGAGAGGTGATCTTCTTGGGCAAACATAGCTTCTATTCAACAATTAACTTAAGGCCACCTTCAAGATTATCTGCGGAAAGTTTACAGGCATCCCAAGAGCCCTTTTGCTCCTTTCGGATCGATACGTTACCAGAACTAGATGACTCCAGTATTATAAGTACATCCATCTCACTCTCTtatgacgatgacgacAACGAGAAAGCGTTGACTTGGGAAGAACTGTAAAACAAACGC harbors:
- the ATG19 gene encoding Atg19p (Receptor protein for the cytoplasm-to-vacuole targeting (Cvt) pathway~similar to YOL082W); protein product: MNNPKTNQKMNLSRGYPLTVCDQYNKFNLIVPTLDANIMLWCIGQLSLLNDSNGCKHLFWQPDDKSNVRILLNNHDYGHLFKYLQSQRKCSVYIGEGTLKKYGLTISTYFDNFLDNMDSKEKETLCREATHEDLAPPKAAPEREINSNSTTSVVVSRKCLDNFTKQLFKLEKSLNKLELEQKVTKKEPDHRISGAIDIPEDRPELVNFFKELKTVEQLEDVFQRYHDYEKLLQKCDSKTEIVADLSKKEAEIESEHPNGRSLQITMKHNDNSLYFQLFNNTNSVLAGNCKLKFTDADNKPTTRIIEMGPHEIGIKEYKEFRYFPYAFDLTAGSTIEIENEYGEVIFLGKHSFYSTINLRPPSRLSAESLQASQEPFCSFRIDTLPELDDSSIISTSISLSYDDDDNEKALTWEEL